The Limnospira fusiformis SAG 85.79 genomic interval ACATGGATAGGCTTCACAGCTTTCTTAATCGCTATATATATCCTGTGGCGGATTAAACAAGCCCTGCTGATGATTTTCGCCGCCGTCGTCCTAGCCACCGCCTTAAACCGTCTCACCCGCCAATTCCAGCGTCTGAAACTACCGCGATCGCTTGCCGTTTTTCTGTCGATTAGTCTATTCTTCTTAGGGATTATCATCGGCTTTTTATTGGTCGTCCCCCCCCTAATCAACCAATTAGAACAACTAGCCAAACAGGTCCCCGCTGGTCTCGAACAAGGTCTAAAGCTGCTGAACCTGTTAATTGACTATTTACGCACCGACCTCAACGGACCCCTGCGGGAATATCTATCAGAAGTCAGTCGCGACCTGAGACAGATCCGCATCGAACAAATTATCCAACAAGCCCAAGCCCTGAGTAATCAACTAATCGGCGGTTTTGGTGTCGTGGTGGGAACCACAGTAGAAGGATTAGTCAGCATATTATTAATCCTCGTCCTGACCATGATGCTTTTAGCCGACCCCCAAGCCTACCGTCGCAGTAGCTTACAACTAATTCCCGCCTTTTACCGAAGGCGAATGAACCACATACTAGACACTTGCGAAATAGCCCTAGGTCGTTGGCTAATCGGTGCGCTACTCAACATGATTTGTGTCACCCTGCTAACAGTAATCGGCTTGTGGATACTGAGAGTCCCCTTAATTTTCGCCAATGCCATTCTCGCGGGACTGCTGAACCTAATTCCCAATATAGGTCCTGCTGTTAGCGTCATTCCCCCAATGGCGATCGCCCTTTTAGACTCTCCCTGGAAAGCCACATTAGTAGTGATGTTATATATCATCATCCAGCAAATCGAAACCGCCGTAATCATGCCCTCGTTAATGGCTTACCAAGTCTCCCTACTACCAGCCATCACCCTTCTCGCCCAAGGATTTTTCCTAACCTTCTTCGGATTTGGCG includes:
- a CDS encoding AI-2E family transporter encodes the protein MTLGTWIGFTAFLIAIYILWRIKQALLMIFAAVVLATALNRLTRQFQRLKLPRSLAVFLSISLFFLGIIIGFLLVVPPLINQLEQLAKQVPAGLEQGLKLLNLLIDYLRTDLNGPLREYLSEVSRDLRQIRIEQIIQQAQALSNQLIGGFGVVVGTTVEGLVSILLILVLTMMLLADPQAYRRSSLQLIPAFYRRRMNHILDTCEIALGRWLIGALLNMICVTLLTVIGLWILRVPLIFANAILAGLLNLIPNIGPAVSVIPPMAIALLDSPWKATLVVMLYIIIQQIETAVIMPSLMAYQVSLLPAITLLAQGFFLTFFGFGGLVLAFPLAVVGQVLIKEILIRDILDIWDNPPPLKPVADQPSLLTSETLPEHNPRNNHQ